From Myxococcaceae bacterium JPH2, the proteins below share one genomic window:
- a CDS encoding S8 family peptidase — MRIGVGLVLMMLSVAGTSAAQPSKGDLPQGTSSPLIRSNNRVPGQYIIVLKDPQPGIAAQETSAVATNLASRFGGRVTFTYEHALRGFAAQMSDAQARAMASDAAVQYVEEDSYVRADELASQSSPPYGLDRIDQRDLPLDGYYRYMTGSTVNAYIVDTGVRTTHVDFEGRATADFTVIDDGYGAGDCNGHGTHVAATVGGETYGVAKDVLIHSVRVLDCSGVGTVAGVVAGVDWVTTHFVAPAVANVSIGGVTSQAIDDAVRRSVGAGVVYVVSAGNDGVDACQGSPARVAEAITVGAVDRADVRPSFSNWGGCVDLFAPGVDILSASNSDDQASRVLSGTSMAAPHVTGAVARYLAMDRGATPAKAATALLANSTQARVLNAGWGTPNRLVYVGFTGGMLNNGSPMLVGNESLNPSVGEVQFFYFDVPAGYARLDFFMSGGSGDANMYVRNGDFPSRDVYACRPFVGGSTESCTFSNPAAGRWYVMIDGYSRFAGVYLGAVYSNPLQNGVPVVGIGSTFFPRFYTLNVPAGKSGVRFDTSEGSGSADVYAKIGGMTMPGADCVSAVKGTVESCLIHNPLPGTAFVEVSPAFWRHGFWSGGFSYSNVTLVGTYY; from the coding sequence ATGAGAATCGGTGTTGGCTTAGTTTTGATGATGCTCTCTGTCGCGGGAACAAGCGCCGCACAACCGAGCAAGGGAGACTTGCCTCAAGGCACATCGAGCCCCTTGATCAGGTCGAATAACCGAGTCCCGGGGCAGTACATCATTGTCCTCAAAGATCCGCAGCCTGGCATTGCTGCGCAGGAGACGTCTGCAGTCGCCACTAACCTAGCCTCTCGATTCGGTGGCCGCGTGACGTTTACGTATGAGCATGCTCTGCGAGGTTTTGCCGCTCAGATGTCGGATGCTCAGGCACGGGCCATGGCGAGCGACGCCGCAGTACAATATGTCGAGGAAGATTCGTACGTAAGGGCGGATGAATTGGCTTCGCAATCATCCCCTCCGTACGGCCTGGATCGCATCGATCAACGCGACTTGCCACTGGATGGCTACTATCGATACATGACTGGGTCGACCGTTAATGCCTATATTGTCGACACAGGTGTCAGGACGACGCATGTGGATTTTGAAGGGCGCGCCACGGCGGACTTTACCGTGATTGATGACGGCTACGGGGCCGGTGATTGTAATGGACATGGGACTCATGTTGCGGCGACGGTTGGGGGCGAAACGTATGGTGTTGCCAAGGACGTTCTGATTCATTCGGTTCGTGTCCTTGATTGTTCGGGTGTGGGCACCGTCGCAGGCGTTGTTGCTGGTGTGGACTGGGTGACAACTCATTTTGTCGCTCCGGCTGTGGCAAACGTAAGCATTGGTGGAGTGACGTCTCAAGCGATCGATGATGCAGTCCGGCGGTCGGTTGGGGCGGGGGTTGTGTACGTGGTTTCTGCGGGGAATGATGGCGTCGATGCCTGCCAGGGGTCGCCCGCTCGAGTCGCTGAGGCAATCACGGTTGGTGCAGTCGATCGCGCTGATGTGCGCCCCTCGTTCTCAAATTGGGGCGGGTGTGTGGATTTGTTTGCTCCGGGGGTCGATATCCTGTCGGCTTCGAATTCCGATGATCAGGCATCGCGAGTGTTGAGCGGAACGTCAATGGCTGCACCTCATGTTACAGGGGCGGTAGCTCGCTATCTGGCAATGGACCGAGGGGCTACTCCGGCTAAGGCTGCTACAGCGCTGCTAGCCAACTCTACTCAGGCCCGGGTCCTGAATGCTGGGTGGGGGACTCCTAATCGCTTGGTGTATGTTGGCTTCACAGGAGGAATGCTGAACAATGGGAGCCCCATGCTCGTCGGGAATGAGTCACTAAATCCGTCGGTAGGGGAAGTGCAGTTTTTCTACTTCGACGTTCCGGCCGGATACGCTCGACTTGATTTCTTCATGAGCGGTGGGTCGGGTGATGCGAATATGTATGTCCGAAATGGGGATTTCCCATCGCGTGATGTTTATGCGTGTCGACCGTTCGTTGGGGGGAGTACTGAGTCGTGCACGTTTTCGAACCCTGCTGCTGGACGTTGGTATGTGATGATTGATGGATACAGCCGCTTTGCTGGAGTCTATCTCGGTGCGGTGTATAGCAACCCGCTGCAGAATGGGGTCCCCGTAGTTGGAATTGGTTCGACCTTTTTCCCGCGATTTTATACGCTGAATGTGCCGGCAGGAAAATCTGGGGTTCGATTTGATACGTCGGAGGGGAGTGGCAGTGCTGATGTGTATGCCAAAATAGGGGGCATGACGATGCCTGGAGCCGACTGCGTATCGGCCGTGAAGGGGACTGTCGAGAGTTGCTTGATTCATAATCCTCTCCCTGGGACGGCGTTTGTTGAGGTTTCGCCGGCGTTCTGGAGGCACGGTTTTTGGTCAGGGGGATTTAGCTATAGCAACGTGACGCTCGTAGGGACGTATTATTGA
- a CDS encoding site-specific integrase, which translates to MFLSREQVAAILDATGPHRFLILLAVLTGARRGELGGLRWSDFKFDEGQCGVVHFQRSWGRSTTKGGKERKVPLHPALLPELQVAWQAATSELVFPAPRRGGMRSEAWHVAKLLRNIAKRAHVSLPSGITFHTLRKPFVTHLIRDTGGDITTAQQLAGHSTPTVTMTYYVGRDAAHHASQIADLQVASASATGHTPVTRKRRPMVATTPTSVKADGYASELPRRMPSDFIFL; encoded by the coding sequence GTGTTCCTCTCGCGCGAGCAGGTGGCAGCGATTCTGGACGCGACGGGCCCTCACCGCTTCCTCATCCTCCTGGCGGTCCTGACGGGCGCGCGGCGCGGAGAGCTCGGTGGGCTGCGCTGGTCGGACTTCAAGTTCGACGAGGGCCAGTGCGGCGTGGTGCACTTCCAGCGCAGTTGGGGGCGGAGCACGACGAAGGGCGGGAAGGAGCGGAAGGTGCCGCTCCACCCGGCGCTGCTGCCGGAGTTGCAGGTGGCCTGGCAGGCGGCCACGTCCGAGTTGGTGTTTCCGGCCCCTCGGCGCGGTGGGATGCGGAGCGAGGCATGGCATGTCGCCAAGCTGCTGCGAAACATTGCCAAGCGCGCCCATGTCTCACTGCCGTCTGGCATTACGTTCCACACGTTGCGCAAGCCGTTCGTCACGCACCTGATTCGCGACACCGGCGGCGACATCACCACGGCCCAGCAGTTGGCGGGGCACTCCACACCGACCGTCACGATGACGTACTACGTTGGGCGCGACGCTGCCCACCATGCGAGTCAGATTGCGGACCTGCAGGTGGCCTCGGCCTCTGCAACTGGTCACACCCCCGTCACACGGAAGAGGAGACCCATGGTTGCCACGACACCCACATCAGTGAAAGCCGATGGTTACGCGTCAGAATTGCCTCGGCGCATGCCGAGCGACTTCATCTTCTTGTAG
- a CDS encoding sigma-54-dependent Fis family transcriptional regulator, translated as MAPAVLIVDDEKNILLTLSQSLQLAGYRTELASSGQVALDVVSARPVDAVLMDVKMPDMDGLTVLARLTELKPDLPVIMMSGHGTIDTAVKATQLGARDFLEKPIARDRLLVALRNALKHQAVIEELQELKAQLGRYDMVGNGRAMQRIFSLIQRTAPSEGRVLITGENGTGKELVARALHQNSRRKSGPFVKLNCAAVPHDLIESELFGHEKGAFTGAVSVRRGKFELAHDGTLFLDEIGDMPAAMQSKLLRVLQEGELERVGGAETLKVDVRVIAATNKNLEQEIAAGRFREDLYYRINVVQIHSPPLRERREDLPDLMDTFLREACAKNGRRALTLSPDALAVMSAYDYPGNVRELRNLVERLAILCEGPVVSRTDALELLPRGKGTLAAPGAVAHEPSPEPVATVPTAVPAAVAPSTVAPAAAPVTGFRPRADRTFREQVDDAEREIIQHVLAHTHDNVTEAARILDLERGHFYKKMKSLGMRRGNSDA; from the coding sequence ATGGCTCCCGCCGTCCTCATCGTCGATGACGAGAAGAACATCCTCCTCACCCTGAGCCAGTCGCTCCAGCTCGCCGGCTATCGCACGGAGCTGGCGAGCAGCGGGCAGGTCGCACTGGACGTGGTGAGTGCCCGTCCCGTGGACGCCGTGCTGATGGACGTGAAGATGCCGGACATGGACGGCCTCACGGTGCTGGCGCGGCTCACGGAGCTGAAGCCGGACCTGCCCGTCATCATGATGTCGGGCCACGGCACCATCGACACCGCGGTGAAGGCCACCCAGCTCGGCGCGCGCGACTTCCTCGAGAAGCCCATCGCGCGGGACAGGCTGCTGGTGGCGCTGCGCAACGCACTGAAACACCAGGCGGTCATCGAGGAGCTGCAGGAGCTGAAGGCGCAGCTCGGCCGCTACGACATGGTGGGCAACGGGCGCGCGATGCAGCGCATCTTCTCGCTCATCCAGCGGACGGCCCCCAGCGAGGGGCGCGTGCTGATTACCGGCGAGAACGGCACGGGCAAGGAGCTAGTCGCCCGAGCGCTGCATCAGAACTCGCGGCGCAAGAGCGGCCCGTTCGTGAAGCTCAACTGCGCGGCCGTGCCGCACGACCTCATCGAGAGCGAGCTGTTCGGCCACGAGAAGGGCGCGTTCACCGGAGCGGTGAGCGTGCGGCGGGGCAAGTTCGAGCTGGCCCACGACGGCACCCTCTTCCTGGATGAAATCGGGGACATGCCTGCGGCGATGCAGTCCAAGCTGCTGCGCGTGTTGCAGGAGGGGGAGCTGGAGCGCGTGGGCGGCGCGGAGACGCTCAAGGTCGATGTCCGAGTCATCGCGGCGACCAACAAGAACCTGGAGCAGGAGATCGCCGCCGGGCGGTTCCGCGAGGACCTCTACTACCGCATCAACGTGGTGCAGATTCACTCGCCGCCGCTGCGTGAGCGGCGCGAGGATCTGCCGGACCTCATGGACACGTTCCTGCGCGAGGCATGCGCGAAGAACGGACGCCGAGCGCTGACGCTGTCGCCGGACGCGCTCGCGGTGATGAGCGCGTACGACTACCCCGGCAACGTGCGCGAGCTGCGCAACCTGGTGGAGCGACTGGCCATCCTCTGCGAGGGCCCGGTCGTCAGCCGGACGGACGCGCTGGAGCTGCTGCCACGAGGCAAGGGCACGCTCGCCGCGCCCGGAGCTGTTGCCCATGAGCCGAGCCCCGAGCCGGTAGCGACAGTGCCGACAGCCGTGCCTGCCGCCGTGGCGCCGAGCACCGTGGCACCCGCCGCCGCGCCCGTGACGGGCTTCCGGCCGCGAGCGGACCGCACGTTCCGGGAGCAGGTGGACGACGCGGAGCGGGAGATCATCCAGCACGTGCTCGCGCATACGCACGACAACGTCACCGAGGCCGCGCGGATCCTCGACCTGGAACGCGGGCACTTCTACAAGAAGATGAAGTCGCTCGGCATGCGCCGAGGCAATTCTGACGCGTAA